A single region of the Ornithorhynchus anatinus isolate Pmale09 chromosome 6, mOrnAna1.pri.v4, whole genome shotgun sequence genome encodes:
- the GJB1 gene encoding gap junction beta-1 protein encodes MNWAGLYTLLSGVNRHSTAIGRVWLSVIFIFRIMVLVVAAESVWGDEKAAFTCNTQQPGCNSVCYDHFFPVSHVRLWSLQLILVSTPALLVAMHVAHQQHAEKKLLRLEGRGDPLHLEEVKRQKVRISGTLWWTYVVSVAFRLLFEAVFMYVFYLLYPGYAMVRLVKCEAYPCPNTVDCFVSRPTEKTVFTVFMLAASGLCIALNVAELVYLVVRACARRARRRRAGPPARKGSGGFAHRLSPEYKQNEINKLLGEQDGSLKDLLRRGPGSAPAEKGDRCSAC; translated from the coding sequence atGAACTGGGCGGGCCTGTACACCTTGCTGAGCGGCGTCAACCGCCACTCCACGGCCATCGGGCGCGTGTGGCTGTCGGTCATCTTCATCTTCCGCATCATGGTCCTCGTGGTGGCCGCCGAGAGCGTGTGGGGGGACGAGAAGGCGGCCTTCACCTGCAACACGCAGCAGCCCGGCTGCAACAGCGTCTGCTACGACCACTTCTTCCccgtgtcccacgtgcggctctgGTCCCTGCAGCTCATCCTGGTGTCCACCCCGGCCCTCCTGGTGGCCATGCACGTGGCCCACCAGCAGCACGCCGAGAAGAAGCTCCTGCGCCTGGAGGGCCGCGGCGACCCCCTGCACCTGGAGGAGGTCAAGCGTCAGAAGGTGCGCATCTCCGGCACGCTGTGGTGGACCTACGTGGTCAGCGTGGCCTTCCGGCTGCTCTTCGAGGCCGTCTTCATGTACGTCTTCTACCTGCTCTACCCGGGCTACGCCATGGTCCGGCTGGTCAAGTGCGAGGCCTACCCCTGCCCCAACACGGTGGACTGCTTCGTCTCCCGCCCCACGGAGAAGACCGTCTTCACCGTCTTCATGCTGGCCGCCTCGGGCCTCTGCATCGCCCTCAACGTGGCCGAGCTGGTCTACCTGGTGGTCCGGGCCTgcgcccgccgggcccgccgccgccgggccggccccccggcccgcaaGGGCTCGGGCGGCTTCGCCCACCGCCTCTCGCCCGAGTACAAGCAGAACGAGATCAACAAGCTCCTGGGCGAGCAGGACGGCTCCCTCAAGGACCTCCTACGCCGCGGGCCGGGCTCGGCCCCGGCCGAGAAGGGTGACCGCTGCTCCGCCtgctga
- the ZMYM3 gene encoding zinc finger MYM-type protein 3 isoform X1, producing the protein MAGASPEQEEEPLDPPSPPAGDPEEGGGGSSQTHPGGPGSPAPSGSAGRRGVAPAGEAQPEGESEQPPEKGHKRSERARRSEASKAETVDSAESIPVSDEDSDAMVDDPNDEDFVPFRPRRSPRVSLRAHAASRAAAARSAGAKMTCAHCRTPLQKGQTAYQRKGLPQLFCSASCLTSFSKKPAGKKTCTFCKKEIWNAKDSIMAQTGSGSSFHEFCTSVCLSLYEAQQQRPDPPPGEAPADADARCSVCHRAGEVLHEVSNGSVVHQLCSDSCFSKFRATKGLKTNCCDQCGAYIYGKGGGPPPEQLFHEGQQKRFCSAACLGGYKKKNTRVYPCVWCKTLSKNFEMLPHVDRNGKTGLFCSLCCTTSHKVKQAGLVGPPRPCSFCRRSLPDPCYYSKADRTVYQFCSPSCWSKFQRSSPEGGPHLTCHYCHGLFSTKPEVLEWQDQAFQFCCRDCCEDFKRLRGVVSQCSHCRQEKLLHDKLRFSGVEKSFCSQGCVLLYKQDFTKKLGLCCVTCTYCSQTCQRGVSEQLDGSTWDFCSEACKDKYLLWYCKAARCHACKRQGKLLETIHWRGQVRHLCNQQCLLSFYSHQNQPNLDTQSGPESLLNHQSPPEPRPSTPAAPSQPGADHGPPLPAKTRSAPPPPPPSTPRKNKAAMCKPLMQNRGVSCHAETASRGCQTEEERKPPQVIVLPIPVPVFVPVPMHLYCQKVPVPFSMPVPVPVPLFLPTTLENTDKIVETIEELKVKIPSNPLEADILAMAEMIAEAEELDKASSDLCDLVSNQSTEGLLEDCDLFGPARDDVLAMAVKMANVLDGPGQDLEADFPKNPLDINPSVDFLFDCGLVGPDEVAAAEQDLPRAIRKGQKRLVLSESCSRDSLSSQPGCTPGLNYSYGVNAWKAWVQGKYAGGGGGGGGGGGGDAGGKAEELRFGPKPMRIKEDILACTAAELNYGLAQFVREITRPNGERYEPDSIYYLCLGIQQYLLENGRMVNIFTDLYYLTFIQELNKSLSSWQPSLLHNNTVFSRVEEEHLWECKQLGVYSPFVLLNTLMFFNTKFFGLQTAEEHMQLSFANVVRQARKGGGARGGGAPKGASIRYYAPPVRQRKGRDGGAGKRKREEEQLPVLEQRENRLNPLRCPVKFYEFYLSKCPETLRGRSDVFYLQPERSCLAESPLWYSVIPMDRGMLESMLNRILAVRDIYDDPPRPGDDQLD; encoded by the exons atgGCCGGGGCCTCcccggagcaggaggaggagcccctggacccccccagccccccggcgggAGACCCCGAGGAGGGCGGAGGCGGCAGCTCCCAGACCCACCCGGGAGGCCCCGGCTCTCCGGCCCCCTCCGGCTCGGCAG GACGACGTGGTGTCGCACCCGCAGGGGAAGCCCAGCCGGAGGGAGAGAGCGAGCAGCCGCCGGAGAAg GGACACAAGAGGAGCGAGCGGGCGCGGAGGTCGGAGGCCTCCAAGGCCGAGACCGTGGACTCGGCCGAGAGCA tcCCGGTGTCGGACGAGGACTCGGACGCCATGGTGGACGACCCCAACGACGAGGACTTCGTGCCCTTCCGGCCGCGCCGCTCCCCCCGCGTGTCGCTGCGGGCCCACGCggcctcccgggccgccgccgcccgctcgGCCGGCGCCAAGATGACCTGCGCCCACTGCCGCACGCCCCTGCAGAAGGGGCAGACCGCCTACCAACGCAAGGGCCTGCCCCAGCTCTTCTGCTccgcctcctgcctcacctccttctccaagaagcccgCGGGCAAGAAGACCTGCACCTTCTGCAAGAA GGAGATCTGGAACGCCAAGGACTCCATCATGGCCCAGACGGGCTCGGGCAGCTCCTTCCACGAGTTCTGCACGTCCGTGTGCCTGTCGCTCTACGAGGCCCAGCAGCAGCGGCCCGACCCCCCGCCCGGCGAAGCCCCCGCCGACGCCGACGCCCGCTGCAGCGTCTGCCACCGGgccggggag GTCCTGCACGAGGTGAGCAACGGCAGCGTGGTGCACCAGCTGTGCAGCGACTCCTGCTTCAGCAAGTTCCGGGCCACCAAGGGGCTGAAGACCAACTGCTGCGACCAGTGCGGGGCCTATATCTACGGCAAGGGCGGGGGTCCGCCCCCCGAGCAGCTGTTCCACGAGGGGCAGCAGAAGCGGTTCTGCAGCGCGGCCTGCCTCGGCGGCTACAAGAAG AAGAACACACGCGTGTACCCGTGCGTCTGGTGTAAGACCCTCAGCAAGAACTTCGAGATGCTCCCCCACGTCGACCGGAACGGCAAGACGGGCCTGTTCTGTTCCCTGTGCTGCACTACCTCCCACAAAGTCAAGCAGGCCGGCCTCGTGG GCCCCCCGCGGCCCTGCAGTTTCTGCCGCCGCAGCCTCCCCGACCCCTGCTACTACAGCAAGGCCGACCGCACCGTCTACCAGTTCTGCAGCCCCAGCTGCTGGTCCAAGTTCCAG CGGTCGAGCCCCGAGGGCGGCCCCCACCTCACCTGTCACTACTGTCACGGCCTCTTCAGCACCAAGCCCGAAGTCCTGGAGTGGCAG GACCAGGCCTTCCAGTTCTGCTGCCGGGACTGCTGCGAGGACTTCAAGCGTCTGCGCGGGGTCGTGTCCCAGTGCTCCCACTGCCGCCAGGAGAAGCTGCTGCACGACAAGCTCCGCTTCAGCGGCGTCGAGAAGAGCTTCTGCAGCCAGG GCTGCGTGCTCCTGTACAAGCAGGACTTCACGAAGAAGCTGGGCCTGTGCTGCGTGACCTGCACGTACTGTTCCCAGACCTGCCAGCGCGGGGTCAGCGAGCAGCTGGACGGCAGCACCTGGGACTTCTGCAGCGAGGCCTGCAAGGACAAGTACCTGCTCTGGTACTGCAAG gccGCCCGCTGCCACGCCTGCAAACGCCAAGGCAAGCTGCTGGAGACCATCCACTGGCGGGGGCAAGTCCGGCACCTCTGCAACCAGCAGTGCCTGCTGAGCTTCTACAGCCACCAGAACCAACCCAACCTGGACACGCAGAGCGGGCCCGAGAGCCTCCTCAACC ATCAGTCTCCGCCGGAGCCCAGGCCCTCCACGCCCGCCGCGCCCTCGCAGCCCGGAGCCGACCACGGCCCCCCG CTCCCGGCCAAGACCcgctcggccccgccgccgccgccgccgtccacGCCCCGGAAGAACAAGGCCGCCATGTGCAAGCCGCTGATGCAGAACCGCGGAGTGTCCTGCCACGCCGAGACGGCGTCCAGGGGCTGCCAGACGG AGGAGGAGCGGAAGCCGCCGCAGGTGATCGTGCTGCCCATCCCCGTGCCCGTCTTCGTCCCGGTGCCTATGCATCTGTACTGCCAGAAGGTGCCCGTGCCTTTCTCCATGCCCGTGCCG GTCCCCGTCCCCCTGTTCCTGCCCACCACCCTGGAGAACACGGACAAAATCGTGGAGACCATCGAGGAGCTGAAAGTGAAGATCCCGTCCAACCCCCTGGAGGCCGACATCCTGGCCATGGCGGAGATGATCGCCGAGGCCGAGGAGCTGGACAAGGCCTCGTCCGACCTCTGCG ACCTGGTGAGCAACCAGAGCAccgaagggctcctggaggactGCGACCTCTTCGGCCCCGCCCGGGACGACGTCCTGGCCATGGCCGTCAAGATGGCCAACGTCCTGGACGGGCCCGGCCAGGACCTGGAGGCGGACTTCCCCAAGA acCCCCTGGACATCAACCCCAGCGTGGACTTCCTGTTCGACTGCGGCCTGGTGGGGCCCGACGAGGTGGCCGCGGCCGAGCAGGACCTGCCCCGGGCCATCCGGAAG GGCCAGAAGCGGCTGGTGCTGTCGGAGAGCTGCTCCCGGGACTCCCTGAGCAGCCAGCCCGGCTGCACCCCGGGCCTCAACTACTCCTACGGGGTCAACGCCTGGAAGGCCTGGGTCCAGGGCAAGTAcgccggcggaggcggcggcggcggaggaggaggaggaggggacgccgGCGGCAAGGCCGAGGAGCTCCGCTTCGGCC ccAAGCCCATGCGCATCAAGGAGGACATCCTGGCCTGCACCGCGGCCGAGCTCAACTACGGCCTGGCCCAGTTCGTGCGGGAGATCACCCGGCCCAACGGCGAACGCTACGAGCCCGACAGCATCTACTATCTCTGCCTCGGCATCCAGCAG TATCTGTTGGAGAATGGCCGAATGGTGAACATCTTCACGGACCTGTACTACCTGACCTTCATCCAGGAGCTCAATAAGTCCCTGAGCAGCTggcagccctccctcctccacaacA ACACCGTGTTCTCGCGCGTGGAGGAGGAGCACCTGTGGGAATGCAAGCAGCTGGGCGTCTACTCACCCTTCGTCCTGCTCAACACGCTCATGTTCTTCAACACCAAGTTCTTCGGGCTGCAGACGGCCGAGGAGCACATGCAGCTCTCCTTCGCCAACGTGGTGCGCCAGGCCCGCAAGGGCGGcggcgcccggggcgggggcgcccCCAAAGGGGCCAGCATCCGCTACTACGCACCCCCCGTCCGCCAGAGGAAGGGGCGAG ACGGGGGCGCGGGCAAGcggaagcgggaggaggagcagctgccCGTGCTGGAGCAGCGCGAGAACCGCCTCAACCCCCTGCGCTGCCCCGTCAAGTTCTACGAGTTCTATCTCTCCAAATG CCCCGAGACCCTGCGCGGGCGGAGCGACGTCTTCTACCTCCAGCCGGAGCGGTCGTGCCTGGCCGAGTCGCCGCTGTGGTACTCGGTCATCCCCATGGACCGCGGCATGCTGGAGAGCATGCTCAACCGCATCCTGGCCGTGCGGGACATCTACgacgaccccccccgccccggggatgACCAGCTGGACTGA
- the ZMYM3 gene encoding zinc finger MYM-type protein 3 isoform X2 has product MAGASPEQEEEPLDPPSPPAGDPEEGGGGSSQTHPGGPGSPAPSGSAGEAQPEGESEQPPEKGHKRSERARRSEASKAETVDSAESIPVSDEDSDAMVDDPNDEDFVPFRPRRSPRVSLRAHAASRAAAARSAGAKMTCAHCRTPLQKGQTAYQRKGLPQLFCSASCLTSFSKKPAGKKTCTFCKKEIWNAKDSIMAQTGSGSSFHEFCTSVCLSLYEAQQQRPDPPPGEAPADADARCSVCHRAGEVLHEVSNGSVVHQLCSDSCFSKFRATKGLKTNCCDQCGAYIYGKGGGPPPEQLFHEGQQKRFCSAACLGGYKKKNTRVYPCVWCKTLSKNFEMLPHVDRNGKTGLFCSLCCTTSHKVKQAGLVGPPRPCSFCRRSLPDPCYYSKADRTVYQFCSPSCWSKFQRSSPEGGPHLTCHYCHGLFSTKPEVLEWQDQAFQFCCRDCCEDFKRLRGVVSQCSHCRQEKLLHDKLRFSGVEKSFCSQGCVLLYKQDFTKKLGLCCVTCTYCSQTCQRGVSEQLDGSTWDFCSEACKDKYLLWYCKAARCHACKRQGKLLETIHWRGQVRHLCNQQCLLSFYSHQNQPNLDTQSGPESLLNHQSPPEPRPSTPAAPSQPGADHGPPLPAKTRSAPPPPPPSTPRKNKAAMCKPLMQNRGVSCHAETASRGCQTEEERKPPQVIVLPIPVPVFVPVPMHLYCQKVPVPFSMPVPVPVPLFLPTTLENTDKIVETIEELKVKIPSNPLEADILAMAEMIAEAEELDKASSDLCDLVSNQSTEGLLEDCDLFGPARDDVLAMAVKMANVLDGPGQDLEADFPKNPLDINPSVDFLFDCGLVGPDEVAAAEQDLPRAIRKGQKRLVLSESCSRDSLSSQPGCTPGLNYSYGVNAWKAWVQGKYAGGGGGGGGGGGGDAGGKAEELRFGPKPMRIKEDILACTAAELNYGLAQFVREITRPNGERYEPDSIYYLCLGIQQYLLENGRMVNIFTDLYYLTFIQELNKSLSSWQPSLLHNNTVFSRVEEEHLWECKQLGVYSPFVLLNTLMFFNTKFFGLQTAEEHMQLSFANVVRQARKGGGARGGGAPKGASIRYYAPPVRQRKGRDGGAGKRKREEEQLPVLEQRENRLNPLRCPVKFYEFYLSKCPETLRGRSDVFYLQPERSCLAESPLWYSVIPMDRGMLESMLNRILAVRDIYDDPPRPGDDQLD; this is encoded by the exons atgGCCGGGGCCTCcccggagcaggaggaggagcccctggacccccccagccccccggcgggAGACCCCGAGGAGGGCGGAGGCGGCAGCTCCCAGACCCACCCGGGAGGCCCCGGCTCTCCGGCCCCCTCCGGCTCGGCAG GGGAAGCCCAGCCGGAGGGAGAGAGCGAGCAGCCGCCGGAGAAg GGACACAAGAGGAGCGAGCGGGCGCGGAGGTCGGAGGCCTCCAAGGCCGAGACCGTGGACTCGGCCGAGAGCA tcCCGGTGTCGGACGAGGACTCGGACGCCATGGTGGACGACCCCAACGACGAGGACTTCGTGCCCTTCCGGCCGCGCCGCTCCCCCCGCGTGTCGCTGCGGGCCCACGCggcctcccgggccgccgccgcccgctcgGCCGGCGCCAAGATGACCTGCGCCCACTGCCGCACGCCCCTGCAGAAGGGGCAGACCGCCTACCAACGCAAGGGCCTGCCCCAGCTCTTCTGCTccgcctcctgcctcacctccttctccaagaagcccgCGGGCAAGAAGACCTGCACCTTCTGCAAGAA GGAGATCTGGAACGCCAAGGACTCCATCATGGCCCAGACGGGCTCGGGCAGCTCCTTCCACGAGTTCTGCACGTCCGTGTGCCTGTCGCTCTACGAGGCCCAGCAGCAGCGGCCCGACCCCCCGCCCGGCGAAGCCCCCGCCGACGCCGACGCCCGCTGCAGCGTCTGCCACCGGgccggggag GTCCTGCACGAGGTGAGCAACGGCAGCGTGGTGCACCAGCTGTGCAGCGACTCCTGCTTCAGCAAGTTCCGGGCCACCAAGGGGCTGAAGACCAACTGCTGCGACCAGTGCGGGGCCTATATCTACGGCAAGGGCGGGGGTCCGCCCCCCGAGCAGCTGTTCCACGAGGGGCAGCAGAAGCGGTTCTGCAGCGCGGCCTGCCTCGGCGGCTACAAGAAG AAGAACACACGCGTGTACCCGTGCGTCTGGTGTAAGACCCTCAGCAAGAACTTCGAGATGCTCCCCCACGTCGACCGGAACGGCAAGACGGGCCTGTTCTGTTCCCTGTGCTGCACTACCTCCCACAAAGTCAAGCAGGCCGGCCTCGTGG GCCCCCCGCGGCCCTGCAGTTTCTGCCGCCGCAGCCTCCCCGACCCCTGCTACTACAGCAAGGCCGACCGCACCGTCTACCAGTTCTGCAGCCCCAGCTGCTGGTCCAAGTTCCAG CGGTCGAGCCCCGAGGGCGGCCCCCACCTCACCTGTCACTACTGTCACGGCCTCTTCAGCACCAAGCCCGAAGTCCTGGAGTGGCAG GACCAGGCCTTCCAGTTCTGCTGCCGGGACTGCTGCGAGGACTTCAAGCGTCTGCGCGGGGTCGTGTCCCAGTGCTCCCACTGCCGCCAGGAGAAGCTGCTGCACGACAAGCTCCGCTTCAGCGGCGTCGAGAAGAGCTTCTGCAGCCAGG GCTGCGTGCTCCTGTACAAGCAGGACTTCACGAAGAAGCTGGGCCTGTGCTGCGTGACCTGCACGTACTGTTCCCAGACCTGCCAGCGCGGGGTCAGCGAGCAGCTGGACGGCAGCACCTGGGACTTCTGCAGCGAGGCCTGCAAGGACAAGTACCTGCTCTGGTACTGCAAG gccGCCCGCTGCCACGCCTGCAAACGCCAAGGCAAGCTGCTGGAGACCATCCACTGGCGGGGGCAAGTCCGGCACCTCTGCAACCAGCAGTGCCTGCTGAGCTTCTACAGCCACCAGAACCAACCCAACCTGGACACGCAGAGCGGGCCCGAGAGCCTCCTCAACC ATCAGTCTCCGCCGGAGCCCAGGCCCTCCACGCCCGCCGCGCCCTCGCAGCCCGGAGCCGACCACGGCCCCCCG CTCCCGGCCAAGACCcgctcggccccgccgccgccgccgccgtccacGCCCCGGAAGAACAAGGCCGCCATGTGCAAGCCGCTGATGCAGAACCGCGGAGTGTCCTGCCACGCCGAGACGGCGTCCAGGGGCTGCCAGACGG AGGAGGAGCGGAAGCCGCCGCAGGTGATCGTGCTGCCCATCCCCGTGCCCGTCTTCGTCCCGGTGCCTATGCATCTGTACTGCCAGAAGGTGCCCGTGCCTTTCTCCATGCCCGTGCCG GTCCCCGTCCCCCTGTTCCTGCCCACCACCCTGGAGAACACGGACAAAATCGTGGAGACCATCGAGGAGCTGAAAGTGAAGATCCCGTCCAACCCCCTGGAGGCCGACATCCTGGCCATGGCGGAGATGATCGCCGAGGCCGAGGAGCTGGACAAGGCCTCGTCCGACCTCTGCG ACCTGGTGAGCAACCAGAGCAccgaagggctcctggaggactGCGACCTCTTCGGCCCCGCCCGGGACGACGTCCTGGCCATGGCCGTCAAGATGGCCAACGTCCTGGACGGGCCCGGCCAGGACCTGGAGGCGGACTTCCCCAAGA acCCCCTGGACATCAACCCCAGCGTGGACTTCCTGTTCGACTGCGGCCTGGTGGGGCCCGACGAGGTGGCCGCGGCCGAGCAGGACCTGCCCCGGGCCATCCGGAAG GGCCAGAAGCGGCTGGTGCTGTCGGAGAGCTGCTCCCGGGACTCCCTGAGCAGCCAGCCCGGCTGCACCCCGGGCCTCAACTACTCCTACGGGGTCAACGCCTGGAAGGCCTGGGTCCAGGGCAAGTAcgccggcggaggcggcggcggcggaggaggaggaggaggggacgccgGCGGCAAGGCCGAGGAGCTCCGCTTCGGCC ccAAGCCCATGCGCATCAAGGAGGACATCCTGGCCTGCACCGCGGCCGAGCTCAACTACGGCCTGGCCCAGTTCGTGCGGGAGATCACCCGGCCCAACGGCGAACGCTACGAGCCCGACAGCATCTACTATCTCTGCCTCGGCATCCAGCAG TATCTGTTGGAGAATGGCCGAATGGTGAACATCTTCACGGACCTGTACTACCTGACCTTCATCCAGGAGCTCAATAAGTCCCTGAGCAGCTggcagccctccctcctccacaacA ACACCGTGTTCTCGCGCGTGGAGGAGGAGCACCTGTGGGAATGCAAGCAGCTGGGCGTCTACTCACCCTTCGTCCTGCTCAACACGCTCATGTTCTTCAACACCAAGTTCTTCGGGCTGCAGACGGCCGAGGAGCACATGCAGCTCTCCTTCGCCAACGTGGTGCGCCAGGCCCGCAAGGGCGGcggcgcccggggcgggggcgcccCCAAAGGGGCCAGCATCCGCTACTACGCACCCCCCGTCCGCCAGAGGAAGGGGCGAG ACGGGGGCGCGGGCAAGcggaagcgggaggaggagcagctgccCGTGCTGGAGCAGCGCGAGAACCGCCTCAACCCCCTGCGCTGCCCCGTCAAGTTCTACGAGTTCTATCTCTCCAAATG CCCCGAGACCCTGCGCGGGCGGAGCGACGTCTTCTACCTCCAGCCGGAGCGGTCGTGCCTGGCCGAGTCGCCGCTGTGGTACTCGGTCATCCCCATGGACCGCGGCATGCTGGAGAGCATGCTCAACCGCATCCTGGCCGTGCGGGACATCTACgacgaccccccccgccccggggatgACCAGCTGGACTGA
- the LOC114812848 gene encoding zinc finger MYM-type protein 3-like, with the protein MDPGDFPDPFDPLSLPEKPLAGDLPEDMEFGEDLLGSQTAPPGGWMAPVAPGVGGLGLLDAPRAGLEKGPGLLDGATELLELGALLYKDPSPPAGERGPGEALSWEVGDRPAKASPLPGPGAAGSPEPLILPPPHLEEEEDEEEEEEEAAAAEEEEEEVAAAA; encoded by the exons atGGACCCCGGCGACTTCCCCGACCCCTTCGACCCCCTGAGCCTGCCCGAGAAGCCCCTGGCCGGCGACCTGCCCGAGGACATGGAGTTCGGCGAAGACCTGCTGGGCTCGCAGACGGCCCCCCCCGGGGGCTGGATGGCGCCCGTGGCCCCCGGCGTGGGGGGCCTGGGCCTGCTGGACGCCCCCCGGGCGGGCCTGGAGAAGGGGCCCGGCCTGCTGGACGGGGCCACGGAGCTGCTGGAGCTGGGGGCGCTGCTCTACAaggacccctcccccccggccggggagcgggggcccggggaggccctgagctgggaggtgggggaccgGCCCGCCAAGGCCTCCCCgctgcccgggcccggggccgcggggaGCCCCGAGCCCCTCATCCTGCCGCCGCcccacctggaggaggaggaggacgaggaggaggaagaggaggaggcggcggcggcggaggaggaagaggaggagg tcgccgccgccgcc